A portion of the Calliphora vicina chromosome 5, idCalVici1.1, whole genome shotgun sequence genome contains these proteins:
- the LOC135961393 gene encoding probable cytochrome P450 313a4 yields the protein MVRELLDESWDVVQQKDTTDPSYLPDVNSVLDHVLNGTQQNMLNLDEIPGVIMQLFVAAFETTSTTLFLVLSMLAMHPEYQELAYEEIMGILTDDDDSEMTVEKVDQLTYLEMVFNETMRLLPVVPMVFRKVSNGDVTLSNGMTLPVGQIISIDIFRLHRSKAIWGPEANAFNPDNFLPSNVSARHPFSFIPFTRGHRMCIGWRYATLFSKITLAKLIKKYKFSTDFKYKDLEFVNHISLKMVEQPQLHLERR from the exons ATGGTTCGAGAACTTCTCGATGAATCATGGGATGTTGTGCAGCAAAAAGATACCACAGATCCCAGCTATTTACCCGATGTGAATAGTGTTTTGGATCATGTTTTGAATGGCACTcaacaaaatatgttaaatttggATGAAATACCAGGAGTTATAATGCAACTCTTTGTTGCGGCATTTGAAACTACATCTACCACATTATTTTTGGTACTCTCGATGCTGGCCATGCATCCGGAGTATCAGGAACTGGCCTATGAAGAAATAATGGGCATTTTAACGGATGATGATGATAGCGAAATGACGGTGGAAAAGGTGGATCAATTGACTTATTTAGAAATGGTATTCAATGAGACAATGCGTCTTTTACCCGTAGTACCGATGGTGTTTCGAAAAGTATCAAATGGGGATGTAACTCTCAGCAATGGCATGACATTACCGGTTGGTCAAATTATTAGTATTGACATTTTTCGCTTGCATCGCAGTAAAGCTATTTGGGGTCCCGAGGCGAATGCATTTAATCCCGATAATTTTTTGCCTTCAAATGTCAGCGCACGTCATCCATTCTCATTTATACCATTTACTAGAGGTCACAGAATGTGTATTG gtTGGAGATATGCCACATTATTTTCGAAAATAACACTggcaaaactaataaaaaagtacaaattttcgACAGATTTTAAATACAAAGATTTAGAATTTGTGAatcatatttcattaaaaatggtGGAACAACCGCAACTGCATCTTGAAAGAAGATaa